In one window of Nodosilinea sp. PGN35 DNA:
- a CDS encoding FecR domain-containing protein, which yields MLNVSKFYRWGQRDLAVKATGLASLVALVLAGLPAQASVTLTRADVEALRNRVEIVPRGRQARAARMSDFLAVGDALRTAAASQADLRFNDGSLARVGERATFRFVPNTRNFRLTNGTVLLLIPPGQGRTNIQTPSAITGIQGSAVVVRYVPETDLTLVMALTNNPAGPMTITASSCGAGGAADCGPTEYALYGGQMALIQNNQVQVVEFDLPTFYQTSPLVEGLELDNPNAESPLGPALEAVREETLEALEEQSPFSEGITLNPAFIGVEGTAQLVGEQPWLLSPTEAGVSPLANLSNVLTPGNSLVTSITPPQVAGPQPVQPGASVPPGGSVTLPTLPAPGLGANPVPTPTPGPTPPINSGPIPTPNPIPADPNPVPTDPIPTPIPSDPGPAPVDPGPITTPGGDTPGPGNNPGPGTGPGNANPPPFNGEVPANPPAEPGPFFPPDK from the coding sequence ATGCTGAACGTCAGCAAATTTTATCGATGGGGCCAACGAGATCTGGCCGTCAAGGCCACCGGGCTAGCCTCCCTGGTGGCGCTGGTGCTGGCGGGTCTGCCAGCCCAGGCCAGCGTAACCCTCACCCGCGCCGACGTGGAGGCCCTGCGAAACCGAGTTGAGATCGTGCCCCGGGGCCGCCAGGCTCGGGCCGCCAGAATGTCAGACTTCCTGGCCGTTGGCGACGCCCTGCGGACGGCGGCGGCCTCCCAGGCCGACCTGCGCTTCAACGACGGCTCCCTGGCTCGGGTGGGTGAACGGGCCACGTTTCGGTTTGTGCCCAACACCCGCAACTTTCGGCTGACCAACGGCACCGTGCTGCTGCTGATTCCACCCGGACAGGGCCGCACCAATATTCAGACGCCCAGTGCCATCACGGGCATTCAGGGGTCGGCGGTGGTGGTGCGCTACGTGCCAGAGACCGATCTCACCCTGGTGATGGCCCTCACCAACAACCCCGCCGGGCCCATGACCATCACCGCCAGCAGCTGCGGGGCGGGCGGTGCCGCCGACTGTGGCCCCACCGAATACGCCCTCTACGGCGGTCAGATGGCCCTGATTCAAAACAATCAGGTGCAGGTGGTTGAGTTTGATCTGCCGACGTTCTACCAAACTAGCCCCCTGGTAGAAGGGCTAGAGCTCGACAACCCCAACGCCGAATCTCCCCTGGGGCCCGCCCTGGAAGCCGTGCGCGAAGAAACCCTAGAGGCCCTAGAGGAGCAAAGCCCCTTTTCGGAGGGCATCACCCTCAACCCAGCCTTTATCGGCGTAGAGGGCACGGCCCAACTCGTCGGCGAACAGCCCTGGCTGCTGTCTCCCACCGAGGCTGGGGTATCGCCGTTGGCCAACCTCAGCAATGTGCTAACCCCCGGCAATTCCCTGGTGACCTCGATCACGCCGCCCCAGGTTGCGGGGCCGCAGCCGGTACAGCCGGGGGCGAGCGTCCCCCCTGGCGGCAGTGTCACTCTCCCCACCCTCCCGGCCCCCGGCCTAGGGGCCAATCCGGTGCCAACTCCCACCCCCGGCCCAACGCCGCCGATCAACTCTGGCCCTATTCCCACGCCTAACCCCATCCCCGCCGATCCAAACCCTGTTCCCACCGATCCCATTCCCACTCCCATCCCGTCCGATCCTGGCCCAGCCCCTGTCGATCCGGGCCCGATTACCACGCCGGGAGGGGACACCCCCGGCCCCGGTAACAATCCAGGGCCGGGAACCGGGCCGGGCAACGCCAATCCGCCCCCCTTCAACGGAGAGGTACCGGCCAATCCACCCGCTGAACCAGGCCCGTTTTTCCCCCCTGACAAATAG
- a CDS encoding M20 family metallopeptidase, which translates to MLSQIKAIVEAISPRLIEIRRHLHSHPELSGQEYKTAAYVAGVLSSCGLRVQELVGKTGVVAELPGADDPRILAVRADMDALPIAERVDLPFASNQSGIMHACGHDVHTTVGLGTAMVLAQLGLPLPGTTRFLFQPAEETAQGARWMIEDGVMAGVAAILGLHAYPTVPARAIGVRYGALTAAADDLEIIVVGESGHGARPHEAIDAIWIASQVITTLQQAISRTQNPLHPIVLTIGQIQGGRAPNVIADTVKLLGTVRSLHPDTRNHLPQWIESIVAGVCQPYGAKYEINYRRGVPSVLNDPTLTELTARCASEALGNEYLQIIHEPSLGAEDFSLYLEHAPGTMFRLGVGFTDRAVNYPLHHPKFEVDESAIAAGVLTMAYASCRYWQLPPHPSGD; encoded by the coding sequence ATGCTGAGCCAGATTAAAGCTATTGTTGAGGCGATTTCACCCCGCCTGATTGAGATTCGCCGCCACCTCCACAGCCACCCTGAGCTGAGCGGCCAGGAGTATAAAACCGCCGCCTACGTGGCGGGGGTGCTGTCGTCCTGCGGGCTGCGGGTGCAGGAACTGGTGGGTAAAACCGGGGTGGTGGCTGAGCTGCCGGGGGCCGACGACCCCAGAATTTTGGCGGTGCGGGCCGATATGGACGCGCTGCCCATTGCCGAACGGGTAGATTTGCCCTTTGCCTCAAATCAGTCGGGCATTATGCATGCCTGTGGCCACGATGTGCACACGACGGTGGGCCTGGGCACGGCCATGGTGCTGGCCCAGCTGGGCCTGCCGCTGCCGGGCACCACGCGGTTCTTATTTCAGCCCGCCGAAGAGACCGCCCAGGGCGCTCGCTGGATGATTGAGGATGGGGTAATGGCGGGGGTGGCGGCTATTTTGGGGCTGCACGCTTACCCTACGGTGCCCGCCCGGGCCATTGGTGTGCGCTACGGGGCGCTCACCGCCGCCGCCGACGACCTGGAAATTATTGTTGTGGGGGAGTCGGGCCACGGGGCACGGCCCCACGAGGCGATCGACGCCATCTGGATTGCTTCCCAGGTGATTACCACGCTGCAACAGGCGATCAGCCGCACCCAAAACCCGCTGCACCCGATTGTGCTGACCATTGGGCAAATTCAGGGCGGGCGCGCCCCCAACGTGATTGCCGATACGGTGAAGCTGCTGGGCACGGTGCGATCGCTCCATCCCGACACCCGCAACCACCTGCCCCAGTGGATTGAGTCGATTGTCGCCGGGGTGTGCCAGCCCTACGGAGCCAAGTACGAGATCAACTACCGTCGGGGGGTGCCCTCGGTGCTCAACGACCCCACCCTGACCGAGCTCACCGCCCGCTGCGCCAGCGAGGCCCTGGGCAACGAGTACCTGCAAATAATCCACGAGCCATCCCTGGGGGCTGAAGACTTTTCGCTGTATTTAGAGCATGCCCCAGGCACCATGTTTCGCCTGGGGGTGGGCTTTACCGATCGCGCCGTCAACTATCCGCTGCACCACCCCAAGTTTGAGGTAGACGAGTCGGCGATCGCCGCCGGGGTGCTCACTATGGCCTACGCCAGCTGCCGCTACTGGCAGCTACCGCCCCACCCCTCCGGGGATTAG
- a CDS encoding M17 family metallopeptidase, giving the protein MSTPIPIYLVDQSDLANDHADSQAWAQATGFKADPSSVCVVPGAGGTLAKVLVGKPDPIDTWTLGSLAKTLPPHTYALADDWPAPLATHLWLGWCLGSYSFTPYKRQAAAPVAELVPPAGADAAYVTAAVAATTLVRDLITTPAGDMGPEQLQAAAQKLCDRHAADLTTLVGDELIAQNYPLIHAVGRAYTQPPRLLDISWGDPEAPKVTLVGKGVCFDTGGLDIKPAAGMKLMKKDMGGAANALGLAEMIMGLQLPVRLRVLIPAVENSIAGNALHPLDVVPSRRGLTVEVGNTDAEGRLVLADALWEAVCEEPEPQIVIDFATLTGAARIALGTELPACFSNRPELANRLLACGLAVDDPLWQLPLHQPYRTMLDSAVADLSNISNSSFGGSITAALFLQEFTRPEIPWIHLDLMAWNVRSLPGRPEGGEAMGMRAVFELIRQTVVKDAPEALPSS; this is encoded by the coding sequence TTGTCAACGCCGATTCCCATTTACCTAGTCGATCAAAGCGACCTGGCCAACGACCACGCCGACAGCCAAGCCTGGGCCCAGGCCACCGGGTTTAAGGCCGACCCCAGCAGCGTCTGCGTAGTGCCGGGGGCCGGGGGCACCCTGGCTAAGGTGCTGGTGGGCAAACCCGACCCGATCGACACCTGGACTCTGGGAAGCCTCGCCAAGACCCTGCCGCCCCACACCTACGCCCTCGCCGACGACTGGCCTGCGCCGCTGGCTACCCATCTCTGGCTGGGCTGGTGCCTGGGCAGCTACAGCTTTACCCCCTACAAGCGTCAGGCCGCCGCCCCGGTAGCAGAATTGGTCCCCCCGGCCGGAGCCGACGCCGCCTACGTTACTGCCGCCGTGGCGGCCACCACCCTGGTACGCGATCTAATCACCACCCCGGCGGGCGATATGGGGCCAGAGCAGCTCCAGGCGGCGGCGCAGAAACTCTGCGATCGCCACGCCGCCGACCTCACCACCCTGGTCGGTGATGAGCTGATCGCCCAAAACTATCCCCTGATTCACGCCGTAGGGCGCGCCTACACCCAGCCCCCTCGGCTGCTCGACATCTCCTGGGGCGATCCCGAGGCCCCCAAAGTCACCCTGGTGGGCAAAGGCGTCTGCTTCGATACCGGCGGCCTCGACATCAAGCCCGCCGCCGGCATGAAGCTAATGAAAAAAGACATGGGCGGGGCCGCCAACGCCCTCGGCCTGGCCGAGATGATCATGGGCCTCCAGCTGCCCGTGCGGCTGCGGGTGCTCATCCCGGCGGTCGAAAACAGCATTGCCGGCAACGCCCTCCACCCCCTAGATGTAGTACCCTCCCGCCGAGGGCTCACGGTAGAAGTAGGCAACACCGACGCCGAAGGCCGTCTCGTGCTGGCCGATGCCCTCTGGGAAGCCGTCTGCGAAGAACCTGAGCCCCAAATCGTCATCGACTTTGCCACCCTCACCGGGGCCGCCCGCATTGCCCTGGGCACCGAGCTACCCGCCTGTTTTAGCAACCGGCCCGAGCTGGCCAACCGTCTACTGGCCTGCGGCCTGGCGGTAGACGACCCCCTCTGGCAGCTGCCCCTGCACCAGCCCTACCGCACCATGCTCGACAGCGCTGTCGCTGACCTCTCCAACATTTCAAACAGTTCCTTTGGCGGCTCGATTACCGCCGCTCTGTTTTTGCAGGAGTTCACCCGGCCCGAGATTCCCTGGATACACCTGGATCTAATGGCCTGGAATGTGAGAAGCTTGCCCGGTCGGCCCGAGGGGGGCGAGGCCATGGGCATGCGAGCGGTGTTTGAGTTAATTCGGCAAACGGTGGTCAAAGACGCGCCTGAAGCGTTGCCATCTTCGTAA
- the pflB gene encoding formate C-acetyltransferase, with protein MIADRLSPLTQSELNHPLGTPNDFQSGPWQQTIDLRDFIQRNYTPYGGDGTFLAAATPRTETLWRQVKELMALEREKGVLDADTNLPSGITSHAPGYIDVKLEQIVGLQTDRPLKRAIMPFGGIRVVEASLKAYGYELDPTTRETFTRYRKTHNDGVFDAYTAEMRRCRKSGIITGLPDAYGRGRIIGDYRRVALYGCDRLIADKQAQKTSLELDTLDETTIRLREELSEQIKALNELKALGSAYGFDLGRPAATAQEAIQWLYFGYLGSVKEQNGAAMSLGRVSTFLDIYIERDLTAGLITEAEAQELIDHFVMKLRLVRFLRTPDYNELFSGDPTWVTECIGGMGLDGRPLVTKTSFRLLHTLTNLGPAPEPNLTVLWSERLPDNFKCYCAEVSIKTSSIQYENDDLMRPYWGDDYGIACCVSAMRIGKQMQFFGARVNLAKCLLYAINGGKDEHSGDQVAPAYAPITADVLDYAEVWPRFVQMMAWLAKTYANTMNVIHYMHDKYCYERLEMALHDRDVLRTMAYGMAGLSVVADSLSAIRHARVRVVRDDRGLAVDYIVDGDFPKYGNNDDRVDAIAVQLVQTFMAELRQHATYRNAVPTQSILTITSNVVYGKKTGNTPDGRRDGEPFAPGANPMHGRDTCGAVASLASVAKLPYADAQDGISNTFSIVPGALGRTEGDRISNLAALLDGYVRDGGFHLNVNVFNRETLLDAMDHPELYPQLTVRVSGYAVNFIKLTREQQLDVVNRTFHERC; from the coding sequence ATGATTGCCGATCGTTTATCTCCCCTCACCCAGTCTGAGCTGAATCACCCGTTGGGTACCCCCAACGACTTCCAGTCAGGCCCCTGGCAACAGACCATCGATCTGCGCGACTTCATTCAGCGCAACTACACCCCCTACGGTGGGGATGGCACCTTTCTTGCCGCTGCGACCCCTCGCACTGAAACCCTTTGGCGTCAGGTAAAAGAGCTAATGGCCCTAGAGCGAGAGAAGGGTGTACTCGACGCCGACACCAACCTGCCCTCGGGCATTACCAGCCACGCACCGGGCTATATCGACGTCAAGCTGGAGCAGATCGTCGGGCTGCAAACCGATCGCCCCCTGAAGCGCGCCATCATGCCCTTCGGCGGCATTCGCGTGGTCGAAGCCAGCCTCAAGGCCTACGGCTACGAGCTGGATCCAACCACCCGGGAGACCTTTACCCGCTACCGCAAAACCCACAACGACGGCGTGTTTGACGCCTACACCGCCGAGATGCGCCGCTGCCGCAAGTCGGGCATCATCACTGGCCTGCCCGACGCCTACGGGCGGGGCCGCATCATTGGCGACTACCGGCGGGTGGCGCTGTACGGGTGCGATCGCCTGATTGCCGACAAGCAGGCCCAAAAGACCAGCCTGGAGCTGGATACCCTCGACGAGACCACCATTCGCCTGCGCGAAGAGCTCTCCGAGCAGATCAAAGCCCTGAACGAACTGAAAGCCCTGGGCAGCGCCTACGGCTTTGACCTGGGTCGCCCCGCCGCCACCGCCCAGGAGGCCATCCAGTGGCTCTACTTTGGCTACCTGGGGTCGGTCAAGGAGCAAAACGGCGCGGCCATGTCCCTGGGGCGGGTGTCCACATTCTTAGATATCTATATTGAGCGAGATCTGACCGCCGGGCTAATCACCGAGGCCGAGGCCCAGGAGCTGATCGACCACTTTGTGATGAAGCTGCGGCTGGTGCGGTTCCTGCGCACCCCCGACTACAACGAGCTGTTCAGCGGCGACCCCACCTGGGTAACCGAGTGCATCGGCGGCATGGGCCTCGACGGTCGCCCCTTAGTCACCAAAACCAGCTTTAGACTGCTGCACACCCTGACCAACCTCGGCCCCGCGCCGGAGCCGAACCTGACGGTGCTGTGGTCCGAGCGGCTGCCGGACAACTTTAAGTGCTACTGCGCCGAAGTGTCGATCAAAACCAGCTCCATCCAGTACGAAAACGACGACCTGATGCGGCCCTACTGGGGCGACGACTACGGCATCGCCTGCTGCGTGTCGGCCATGCGCATCGGCAAGCAGATGCAGTTCTTTGGGGCCCGGGTGAACCTGGCCAAGTGCCTGCTCTACGCCATCAACGGCGGCAAGGACGAGCACTCCGGCGACCAGGTGGCCCCCGCCTACGCCCCCATCACCGCCGACGTGCTGGACTACGCCGAGGTGTGGCCCCGCTTTGTGCAGATGATGGCCTGGCTGGCAAAGACCTACGCCAACACCATGAACGTGATCCACTACATGCACGACAAGTACTGCTACGAGCGCCTGGAGATGGCCCTGCACGATCGCGACGTACTGCGCACTATGGCCTACGGCATGGCGGGTCTGTCGGTGGTGGCCGATAGCCTGTCGGCAATCCGGCACGCCCGAGTGCGGGTGGTGCGCGACGATCGCGGCCTGGCGGTGGACTACATCGTCGATGGCGACTTTCCCAAGTACGGCAACAACGACGACCGGGTGGATGCGATCGCCGTCCAGCTCGTTCAGACCTTCATGGCCGAACTGCGCCAGCACGCCACCTACCGCAACGCCGTGCCCACCCAGTCCATTCTCACCATCACCTCCAACGTAGTCTACGGCAAGAAGACCGGCAACACCCCCGACGGTCGCCGCGACGGCGAACCCTTTGCCCCCGGGGCCAACCCCATGCACGGGCGCGACACCTGCGGGGCGGTGGCCTCCCTGGCCTCGGTGGCCAAGCTGCCCTACGCCGACGCCCAGGACGGCATCTCGAACACGTTTTCGATTGTGCCGGGGGCGCTGGGGAGAACGGAGGGCGATCGCATCAGCAACCTGGCCGCCCTGCTGGATGGCTACGTCCGCGACGGCGGCTTCCACCTCAATGTCAATGTGTTCAACCGCGAGACACTGCTCGACGCCATGGACCACCCCGAGCTGTACCCGCAGCTCACCGTCCGGGTCTCGGGCTACGCGGTGAACTTCATCAAACTCACCCGCGAACAGCAGCTCGACGTCGTCAACCGCACCTTCCACGAACGCTGCTAA
- the pflA gene encoding pyruvate formate-lyase-activating protein, with translation MPSPLPTRTQTGRIHSIETCGTVDGPGIRFVVFTQGCPLRCLYCHNPDCQEIHGGTVMTVDEIMAQIDHTKTYLRNGGVTVSGGEPLMQPEFVAEIFRRCHQMGLHTALDTSGYVHIEAAEPVLDNTDLVLLDIKSYNADLFHKVTSVSIEPTLNFARYLAEINKPTWIRFVLVPGLTDPEENVVGLAKFVGTLDNVERVEVLPFHKLGEYKWKQLGLPYVLGDTQPPTPELVEHVLQIFRGCGLTAV, from the coding sequence ATGCCCTCCCCCCTCCCCACCCGCACCCAAACGGGCCGCATCCACTCCATTGAAACCTGCGGCACCGTCGATGGGCCCGGCATTCGCTTTGTGGTGTTTACCCAGGGCTGCCCCCTGCGCTGCCTCTACTGCCACAACCCCGACTGCCAGGAAATCCACGGTGGCACCGTGATGACAGTGGACGAGATTATGGCGCAAATCGACCACACCAAAACCTACCTGCGCAACGGCGGCGTCACCGTCAGCGGCGGCGAACCGTTGATGCAGCCCGAATTCGTCGCCGAAATCTTTCGCCGTTGCCATCAGATGGGGCTCCACACTGCCCTGGATACCTCGGGCTATGTTCATATCGAAGCGGCGGAACCCGTATTAGATAATACCGATTTGGTTTTATTAGATATCAAATCTTACAATGCGGATTTGTTCCATAAAGTTACCAGCGTTTCGATTGAGCCGACGCTGAACTTTGCCCGTTATTTAGCAGAGATTAATAAGCCTACCTGGATACGGTTTGTGTTAGTTCCTGGTCTCACTGATCCTGAAGAAAATGTGGTGGGTTTAGCCAAATTTGTGGGCACCTTAGATAATGTGGAAAGGGTAGAAGTGCTGCCCTTTCACAAACTGGGAGAATATAAATGGAAACAATTGGGTCTACCCTATGTTTTAGGCGATACTCAACCGCCTACACCGGAACTGGTTGAGCATGTTCTACAAATATTCCGAGGCTGCGGATTAACCGCTGTTTGA
- a CDS encoding OsmC family protein → MDVQITYQNGVKFQASCRGHTIVSDQPLDSFGQDKGMTPPEWFLASLGACVGFYAVKYLEARHLNTSGLNISVTADKVTDPLRIDQIQIQVKTSAPIDPRHQKGLERAVDACIIHNTLTHPPTMTTEIVMPAIAG, encoded by the coding sequence GTGGACGTTCAAATTACCTATCAAAACGGCGTAAAATTTCAGGCTAGCTGTCGGGGGCACACAATAGTTAGCGATCAACCCCTAGATAGCTTTGGTCAAGACAAAGGCATGACTCCGCCCGAATGGTTTCTGGCATCCCTGGGAGCCTGTGTAGGGTTCTACGCTGTGAAGTATCTCGAAGCTCGCCACCTAAATACCAGCGGATTAAATATTTCTGTCACTGCTGACAAGGTCACCGATCCCCTGCGGATCGACCAGATCCAGATTCAGGTCAAGACCTCGGCACCTATCGACCCACGCCACCAAAAGGGCCTAGAACGAGCGGTGGATGCCTGCATCATCCACAACACCCTCACCCACCCGCCAACCATGACAACGGAGATTGTTATGCCTGCGATCGCGGGGTGA
- the adhE gene encoding bifunctional acetaldehyde-CoA/alcohol dehydrogenase, protein MSVTNLTELETLIQQVKTAQAQYATFTQEQVDRIFRAAAMAANNERIPLAKLAVTETGMGVVEDKVIKNHFASEYIYNKYKQEKTCGTLEKDEGFGIEKIAEPVGILAGVVPTTNPTSTAIFKALIALKTRNGIIFSPHPRAKQCSIAAAKIVRDAAEAAGAPAGLIGWIDEPTVDLSQSLMQHPDIKLILATGGPGMVKAAYSSGNPSLGVGAGNTPAVIDASADLPMAVSSILLSKTFDNGMICASEQSVVVVDSIYEQAKAEFLARGAYVMSPEETDAVRQIILKAGRLNAAIVGQSVETIAAMAGFAVPKGAKVLMGEVSEVGESEPFSYEKLCPILGFYRAKDFHAAVATAAALVQFGGKGHTSVLYTDPANRDDIAYFENALQTSRVLINTPSSQGAIGDLYNFKLDPSLTLGCGTWGGNSVSENVGPHHLLNIKTVTQRRENMLWFRVPPKIYFKAGCLPVALRELAGKKRAFLITDRPLFELGMLQPITQVLDEIGVAWDAFHDVEPDPTLSNVNKGLEQLRQFEPDVLIAVGGGSPMDAAKVMWLMYEQPQIEFEGLAMRFMDIRKRVYELPALGQKAQLICIPTTSGTGSEVTPFAVVTDDRVGIKYPLADYALTPNVAIVDPALTLHMPRSLTAFGGIDALTHALESYVSIMASDFTDGLALQAIALLMAYLPRAYKNGASDPEAREKVHYAATIAGMAFANAFLGVCHSLAHKLGSTFHVPHGLANALMISHVIRYNATDAPFKQAIFPQYRYPNAKHRYAQIADHLGLGGTDDDDKVMRLVDAIEELKRQVEIPLTIRETLNAPEQDFYDHLELMSEQAFDDQCTGANPRYPLIRDMKELYTLAYGGCRVDATLYHQPDMAPELTTV, encoded by the coding sequence ATGTCCGTAACCAATCTGACCGAACTCGAAACCCTGATTCAACAGGTAAAAACTGCCCAGGCGCAGTACGCCACCTTTACCCAAGAACAGGTCGATCGCATCTTTCGCGCCGCCGCTATGGCCGCCAACAACGAGCGCATTCCCCTGGCCAAACTGGCCGTGACCGAAACGGGCATGGGCGTGGTGGAAGACAAAGTGATCAAAAACCACTTTGCTTCGGAATACATCTACAACAAGTACAAGCAGGAAAAAACCTGCGGCACCCTAGAAAAAGATGAGGGCTTTGGCATTGAAAAAATTGCTGAACCCGTAGGCATTTTGGCGGGTGTAGTGCCCACCACCAACCCCACCTCCACCGCTATTTTCAAAGCGCTGATCGCCCTCAAAACCCGCAACGGGATCATCTTTTCCCCCCACCCCCGGGCCAAGCAGTGCAGCATCGCCGCCGCCAAGATCGTGCGCGACGCCGCCGAGGCCGCCGGGGCCCCCGCCGGGCTGATCGGCTGGATTGACGAACCCACCGTGGACCTCTCCCAGTCGTTGATGCAACACCCCGACATCAAGCTGATCTTGGCCACGGGCGGCCCCGGCATGGTGAAGGCGGCCTACTCCTCCGGCAACCCCTCCCTGGGGGTGGGGGCGGGCAACACCCCGGCGGTAATCGACGCCAGCGCCGACCTGCCCATGGCGGTAAGCTCCATTCTGCTCAGCAAGACCTTCGACAACGGCATGATCTGCGCCTCCGAGCAGTCGGTGGTGGTGGTGGATAGCATCTACGAGCAGGCCAAGGCCGAATTTTTGGCCCGGGGAGCCTACGTGATGAGCCCGGAGGAAACCGACGCGGTGCGGCAGATCATCCTCAAGGCCGGTCGGCTCAACGCGGCCATTGTCGGCCAGTCTGTCGAAACCATTGCCGCCATGGCGGGCTTTGCAGTACCCAAGGGGGCCAAGGTGCTGATGGGCGAGGTGAGCGAGGTGGGCGAGAGCGAGCCCTTTTCCTACGAAAAGCTGTGCCCCATCCTGGGCTTTTACCGGGCTAAAGATTTCCACGCGGCGGTGGCGACGGCGGCGGCGCTGGTGCAGTTTGGCGGCAAGGGCCACACCTCGGTGCTCTACACCGACCCCGCCAACCGCGACGACATTGCCTACTTTGAGAACGCCCTGCAAACCTCGCGGGTGCTGATCAACACGCCATCTTCCCAGGGGGCGATCGGCGACCTGTACAACTTCAAGCTCGACCCCTCGCTGACCCTGGGCTGCGGCACCTGGGGCGGCAACTCGGTCTCTGAGAACGTCGGCCCCCACCACCTGCTCAACATCAAGACCGTCACCCAGCGGCGGGAGAACATGCTGTGGTTCCGGGTGCCGCCCAAGATCTACTTTAAGGCGGGCTGTCTGCCGGTGGCCCTGCGGGAGCTGGCGGGGAAAAAGCGAGCCTTTCTGATCACCGACAGGCCGCTGTTTGAGCTGGGCATGCTGCAACCGATCACCCAGGTGCTCGACGAGATCGGGGTGGCCTGGGACGCGTTCCACGATGTGGAGCCCGACCCCACCCTGAGCAACGTGAACAAAGGGCTGGAGCAGCTGCGCCAGTTTGAGCCCGACGTGCTGATCGCCGTGGGCGGCGGCTCGCCCATGGATGCGGCCAAGGTGATGTGGCTGATGTACGAGCAGCCGCAGATCGAGTTTGAGGGGCTGGCGATGCGGTTCATGGACATCCGCAAGCGGGTGTACGAGCTGCCCGCCCTGGGGCAAAAAGCGCAGCTGATCTGCATTCCCACCACCTCGGGCACGGGCTCGGAGGTAACCCCCTTTGCGGTGGTGACCGACGATCGCGTCGGCATCAAGTACCCCCTGGCGGACTACGCCCTGACGCCCAATGTGGCGATCGTGGACCCGGCCCTGACCCTGCACATGCCCCGCAGCCTGACAGCCTTTGGCGGCATCGACGCGCTGACCCACGCCCTGGAATCCTACGTGTCGATCATGGCCAGCGACTTCACCGACGGGCTGGCGCTCCAGGCGATCGCGCTGCTGATGGCGTACCTGCCCAGGGCCTACAAAAATGGGGCCAGCGACCCCGAGGCCAGGGAAAAGGTGCACTACGCCGCTACCATCGCCGGGATGGCCTTTGCCAATGCTTTCCTGGGGGTGTGCCACTCGCTGGCCCACAAGCTGGGCTCCACCTTCCACGTGCCCCACGGTCTGGCCAACGCCCTGATGATCAGCCACGTGATCCGCTACAACGCCACCGATGCGCCCTTCAAGCAGGCGATCTTCCCGCAGTACCGCTACCCCAACGCCAAGCACCGCTACGCCCAGATTGCCGACCACCTGGGCCTAGGCGGCACCGACGACGACGACAAGGTGATGCGGCTGGTGGATGCGATCGAGGAGCTGAAGCGCCAGGTGGAGATTCCGCTCACCATTCGCGAAACCCTGAATGCCCCGGAGCAGGATTTCTACGACCACCTGGAGCTGATGTCGGAGCAGGCCTTCGACGACCAGTGCACCGGAGCCAACCCCCGCTACCCGCTGATCCGCGATATGAAGGAACTGTATACGCTGGCCTACGGCGGCTGCCGGGTGGATGCGACGCTCTACCACCAGCCGGATATGGCCCCTGAGTTGACGACAGTCTAA